Within the Buteo buteo chromosome 2, bButBut1.hap1.1, whole genome shotgun sequence genome, the region GTAAGGTAAATACCATGGCATTTCCAAGCCTAAGAGGACTGatacattaatttttccattgcagagaggcagagaagCACTCCGTTCCCTACTTTAACCATTCCTATTTGCCACCAAAGGCCCTATCCAAAGGGTGAAGAAACAGCTCTGTAGAGACCATATCTGCATTAACAGCTAAACTGGAATGCAAGAAATTGAAGAATAAGACCAAATACTTCCAGCGACTCAAAGTCACATTTTGCTAAAGAGATAGCACACCTATTCTCCCAACGAgtttctgcttctcagaaaagctgtttatttttatccctGAAAGGGCTAACTTCCCCCTGACTCCAAGCTTTTAAGGAtcatatacatttattttacacaGAATTCTTTGGTACTGCcctggaaaaaagcagcaaagtttcATCTTGATGCAGTTTGCCTTATGCTGGTATTGGTAACTTTTCACTTGGATCTGTAGCAAGAGATACATAGAGCTACAGGCCCACCCCACCCTAAAAACTAGAGTAGACCTTCCTGAATTTTTCAGTCCAGCTCTTTGGGGAAgccagaagatgaaaaaaatatatttttgttaccGATAGAGTTATTGCAATCctctttaaacacaaaaaaactgTTGACTTCTCCAAAACACACCCTGAATCTCCAAAGCTGTGCTTATTTCTTACTTTTGGAAAAAGGTACCACTTCTGGTCTAACAAATCCATCAATCATTATTCCCTTAAAGTCTCTCTATGGGGAGGGGCAAAAAAAGCTAGTCATTTCGCAAGAAAGTAAATCAAAAGGGTTTGATTTTCCCTGTTTCAATGCTCCTTGTAATCTCTTCTGTTATCCAGATGAGGTGCATTGATAAAAGAaacagtaactttttaaaactaatttagcTTTCAGGTAAAAAGGGTAAAAAGAAATACTCAATGACAGGATACATTAAAGGAAGCCTTGCTTTCTACCTAAACTTTACAACAACTGCACTAAGCCACTAAAATGAACAATTTGGTTTAAACTTAAACaatttttgtgcattttcatCAGCTTCACTTTGTGCTGTTGGATTactgtgtttcagaaaaaaatacacagaaatgcCAAAAAGATGCAAACTTGCTCTTCCCGGCGAGTGAATCCCACTCACTTTCACAAAATGTTCAAAGTCATCTGGGAACAAGACGCTGTGCTCACCAGTAAATCAAACACACTGAGGTATAAaaaggagaacaggaaaaagttctctgctgcagcagcaattCAAAAAACAAAAGTTCCCCCCTCCCATGTCCCCACCCACAGAACTGCAGTATGGTCAAGAACACAAATTCTCTACAAACACCTACTAccattttctccatttaaaaagtTACATAGAGCCTTTTTTGGCTTAAGTCTACAGAACTTGCCACACAAACCACCTAATGTGCACAGCAACACTTGTTTGTGCATGAAACCCCATCGGGGGGAGAGGTAAAATGTTCTGAACTGTGAGTgtgtggggatggggaaggggcgagaaactggggaagaaagggaggacAATGAGGTAGATAGAATTTAACTTTACAGGCTCACTCCCTGCAGAAAAGATAAGTACATTcatctgtaaaaaaattaaagatgagGTAGGTTTGAATCAAcgttgtattttttcattttctcttagAAGAATTTCCCTGAGACAGTTTCTTCCTAATTCAAACACAGATTAGAAGACGAGAATTCGATTGTTTCCGAAGTCGACCACAACAATCATGCCATCAGGGGTGATGGCTATACCTGAAGGACGGTCCATCTGACCAAAGCCGCTTCCCTGAGTGCCAAACTTGCATAAAAAGCTACCATTTGACTCGAATATCTGCACCCGGTGGTTCCTGGAATCAGCCACGATGATGCGCCCCTCTTGATCCACCGCCACTCCCTGTGGGCGCAGGAACTGGCCATTCCCGGTGCCCTCTGAGCCCAGAAAGCGTGCTGACTGGCAGTCTGGATGGATGACCAGAAGGCGATGGTTGTTGAAGTCCGTCACTACCAAGTGGCCCTCGTGATTGAAAGTCACACCTCTGGGGGAATCAAAGTGCTTCCAGAGTGCCCCTTCGAAGCCATACTTGTTGAGAAACACGCCGTCGGGCCCAAATAGCTGAACGCGATGGTTCCTTGTGTCAGAGACCAGGATCTTGCCCTCTGCATTGACGGCCACATCCCATGGGTAATTGAATTGCCCGttctttgttcctttctccCCAAACTTCAGAATGAACTGCCCCTCAAACGTGAAGATCTGGATGCGATGATTGTCCTTGTCAGCCACAACGATCCTACGTGAGATGTCACAGGCCACGCCGGCGGGGCGATCGAACTGGCCCGGCCGGGAGCCCAGGGTGCCGAACTTGTGATGGAAGGTCCCGCACGGTTTGAACACCTGGATGCGGTTATTACTGCGGTCAGCCACAATGATGTAGCCTTCTTTGTCTACACTAACCCCCCAGGGACGGCAGAGTTTGCCGTCGCTGTCTCCCTCACTGCCGAAGGAGAGCCCTGGCAGCCCAATGCCTATGTAGCTGCGCCCAGATTTCACCACAACTTTGAAGGGGCTGTTCTCAATGTGTTGGTTACACATCATCACAGATACCAGATGCTCTCCCTCTAGCTGTGGACGGTAGCTGACCAGGTAGGTCCCATTCTGCTGATCACTGACATCTGCTCCAAAAAGGTTTCCATCTGGGCCCATCACCACTGCAGAGATCATGTCCCCTCCTGAAAGGCGAGGCTCACCATCATGGTCATAGCCTATCACTGTGAAAGAGGCCACTTTGCCCTGCAGCGCACGCTTGAGGCCTTCCCCGGTGGCTTTGGTCAGAGGAGCAAAAGCCCCACTGCTGACAAAGCCCATGGATTTAATGGCCATATACAATGCCTGGTCAGGGGGAGTGAACATGATCCTGTCATCTTCCTGAGGCTGGAGAAGGCCTCTCACATTCTTCAGCTCCTGCACCTGAGCCAGCATGCGGTCCCGAGCCAGAAGAATATCCATGGTACGACCCTCCTCCAGGACCTGCTGAACAGCACTAATGGTGTTGTCCAGCTTATTTAGGTTCTGACGTAACTTTTCAACTTGCAAGTAGAGTGACTTAGCCTTGACTTGACGAATCTTTTCCACCTAAGGGAGGAACAGGGGAGACAGAAAAGCACACTTACATCAGAAAAGACAACCTGCAACACAGAAACGTTTCCTCATGTCACTCTTCTACATGAAAACCAGTTGTGCAGTTGTTGCAGCATGTTGACACAGAACTGCAGAGCAAGCCTCAAAGCTGTgatgcagagaagcagaaacaagcaaTTATTTATCCAAATTCAGGATTATTACTCTCTCCCATCCTCCAGCCAAAATCATACATTCTTACTCTGCAGACCTGCTGCATCAGAGTGCCATTTGCTTACTAATAATAATTTGCTTCCTCAAATGCTGTTCTATTTTCTAGTTGCAAGGTACTTGACAGATCATCTGAGGTTTTTAGACTCCAGGGAGGACAGAGGTTACTGCAGGCTCTCAAGAAAGAGCAGAGGCTGAGGCTTCTCTAACCAGAATTAAGACTGATTTCAGAAGGTAGGCTGTTACACACAAAACTGAGGCTAGGAGTCAGCATCAGCTGATGCACATGGGCTCTTGTCATTCCCCTGCCTGTCAGAACTGTTTTTACGTGACTGGATAATACCAGACACCTATCTCCAGGGATTTTTAGGGTCCAattactttaatattttcttgcaAATACTGGCAGTCACGCCAAGATAGTGCTTTGCAACAGGACACTTTGTAATGTCACTTCAAATGACACAAAAGGTTGCTGCCAGTCCCTGCTCAGGGTACTGAAGCCCAAGCAAAGGTCATTTGTTTGTaactattttatataattttgtgtgtgtgtgtgtgtgtgtgtgtgtgtgtgtgtgtgttatcttTACTTgtgaaaaatcactttaaacCATCTGGCAAACACACCTGCCTTgtaaaactaattaaaattgCAATTGTTTTATTgttgtaaaaatacatttccttaaGTCTGAATACCTACTTGGCTGCAGAACAATACCAgcaatgtattttaatgagGAACAACTCACTGTCTGAAGACTCCTTGGTTATACACTGACTAGATTAACAGATGTACAAACATACCATTTCATTTAAAGTTCAGGCATGCAGGTTCTACCAGACTTTAAAAAGTCAGAGATGCTTCCTCCAATAGATTTCCAAAGATTACTAATCTTAGGTCTCATCTTAATCCTTGGCCTCAGCTTTGGTACCCAAAATTGTTATTCACTAACACATTTCACATGAGGGATTAATACATTCACCTCTTTTTGCTAGAATGACTTACCATCACCAAGtttccttcttaaaataaagttttataaCCTGAAGAGAACTTGCTCTAGGTGCAGACATTCCAATAAAGTACATTTATGCAGCCTCTTGGGATACAAATAGATTTAGGGGCAGCTCTTACTTCTCCTGTACTAGGAATACCTCAAAAGAGAAGGCTGCCAAGCTTCTTGGTGAAGGCTAACAGTGGAACGCGAACTCATCTCCCTCAATCCAAATAcctcagaaaaagcagcatcagAAGTACagtaactatataaagtgcatTTATAATCTTGCCACTGACACTTATAAAAgaactacagaaaaacaaacttctCTTAGTGGATTATTAGTCTCACTGTAGCTAGAGTAGTTCCATACAATAAACTTTTACCAGCGTGGTCATTTTGCTGGCAACAGTTATTAAACCAGAAAATTACTGTTCCAAACAACGTTGATGGAGAAGAGGCAGGGGAGGAGTACTTCAGCAAGATGACACTGCTTCTTGGCAGCGTGTTCCTCACCAACCACATGTACACGCCATCCTGCCTGGTTCTGCTAGCATAGGCAGTGGCCACACAGCACGTGGTTTCCTGCTACATTTTATCTGGTGCAAAAGCATACTGTAGAAGCATTCGCATTGTAATCTTAAACTTTTCCTATCTTGATGGCACGTTTTTTCTCCCCATACCAGTACTAGCTATCATGTGATCATAGGACAAGTTTGACTCACTGATCTAAAAGACCTAATCCAACAGCAGAGAGAGGGTTTCTGTTCAATTCTACAAGTGGGACCCAAAGGGCCAATCCAAACTAATCTGTGCTAAACAAGCAGAGAAGATCCATGACACTAAGTTACCTTTCCAGAATAAGAGACTTTGCTGTTACATCCTTTCCTGCTCTCAAAATACCACGCATGCATCGTGGCTGGAGTGCAGGAGTTGGGACTATGCAGATACTCTTGCTGGAGataattcttttcttctactagtcaaaaaaaaaaatcagggggACACTACCTCGATTGAGAGTAAAGTAAGCTTTTAGGTGTGGGGACAATGAAAGTTAGTATTGCAGAATTTCTACTAGTCTTTCTAAAAAAGCACATGGCCTACACAGCTTTGCTCCCTTCCTTTGTTTGAGAAGTGGATCATGTAAGAAAACCTGTATAGTACATACCTAATTCTACAGCAACATattaaaaaggttttaaaggtacatattaaaaaaggttttaaaggtGTTCTTTAAACAAGGTGTTTAAAGGTGATCTGATCCCCTCTCCAGTCAGTACTGAGATGCGAGGCACAGCTGCTGAGCCAGCAGGGGGAGTGCCCACCCTACCTGTGGGGCAGAGCTTGTCTGAGGATACAGTAGTCCCTACAAAAACCCAACCAGTTTCTCAGATTAAGAGACACCTTCAGCACAAAACCAACTAGGGCCACAGTCCAGCATCCTGCtacctacagaaaaaaatgagttttcagtAAACTGTAGTGTTTGAATTTAGTGTTCCTTAGGAGGATATCGGAATCTGGCCATGTACTAGTTAAAAAGCATCTTCTCAGTTTAAAAAGACACTTGTCAGCAGTTGAAACCACCAATATAAGGTGCATACCTTCCAGAGCAGCTCACACTCCCGCTCTTCCAAGGCCTTCTTATGTCTAGTAGTCACTGCTTTGACTTCAGACTGTACCACCTTAGCTTTCATCTCAacctgctctgccacagcctggGCCTGTTCAATACtcagctggggagaaaaaaaaaagacaacacacTTAGGGCTCAACCAAACCAATCAGAAATGCATCAGGACTGCTGCTTATATTTGACTATGCTTTCAGGTGAAGGCAGAAAGTGACAACTCTTGGGTTTTTACCAGGCCTTTGCCCATCTCATACATCAGAGCCTGAaaactgacaattttttttaatacatctaTTACATGGAGTTTACACCTTCGTTGTACCATGCACCACCACCACAGGACTAAATTCCCCGTGCAATTCCAGCAAGCTGCTAGTATGAACTCAAACAAAAGACTTGTACAGAAATTCATACTCATGTTTTCCTACATATAGACAACTCAGTTTGTCTTGTCCCTCAGAATGGTTCAGACTGTTGCGGTGGTTCTGCTTCTAGTAAGAAATGACACTACAGGGAACGGACTGTTTTATCTATGCATCTGAGCTGCACAGATAAATACCCCTAACAGAATGTGAagttaataaattttaaaagaaaaaacaaagatcaGATGGTTAACATTAGAAAGCATTCATAAAGTTATTCACACCTTGGATAGAGACCAAATTCTAATATAACCCTGtaatattagtatttttaaaacattgtgtAGTATTATTCTGCAAATACGCAGAACACATCTGGCAGGAACATGTCTCTTCTctccttgaagaaaaaaaattgtttccttgaAAAAATACTTCCCGAAGTGCTCCCAgtttcacaaaatatttcagaaaagggCATAAAACCAAGCAAGACAAAGAGCAGGCAAATCTGAAGGATCACAGTTCCTAATGGGTTCAATAGCATCAGTTAACTGAGTCTTTTCAACACCTTTGTCATATAGTGAACCAGCATTAACATGCAGATGAGGTTGTGAGCCTCTAAGAGTTTGGAAAGATACTAGTTTATTAGTTACAAAATTCTAGAACAAAATGATGGTTTGTGAAGGTATTTAgcctagaaaagagaaagagcaggagGGATCTTACCAATGTATACAAAtgcctgaagggagggtgcaaagaggacagacaGAGCCAAAttctttccagtggtgcccagtgacaggcccagaggcaatgagcacacacagaaacacaggaggttccctctgaacatgaggaaaacacttttttcactgtgagagtgactgagcactggcacaggtttctcagagagattgtggagtctccctccttggagatactcaaaagccatctggacatggtcctgggcaactggctctgggTGTCCTTGCTTGTGCTGGGAGGCTGGAcaagacctccagaggtcccttgcAACCTCAaccatcctgtgattctgtgagtGTACCATCaagcatttacttttttctcttttcgTAATTTTGGCATATcatagtattttatttctagaatTTTAATATTAAGCAACACACACAAGACATCTAAACCCCTACCAACGCCCTACACTGACTGTAGCAGCTCGACAAGTTTGACAGCCAAGAACATAACTCGCCTTCATTTTCCACATTACATActgaaagccacagaaataGCCATgggtatttgtttttaaatacagcattttagaTAGACTTTACAACACCTTTCCCTCACTCTGGTCTGAGGAACTGGTCCATTTCAGAACTTGAGCTGTTTCAGGCTAGGTAGCCAGGGAATGCTCTGgcagaaaacatcttttatcTTCAGAAATGCAGGCTTGATAAAGTGggcaaaaatgtaatttaaaggCTTTACTGTATATTCAGGGCCTTATGGCAAATATCCTCAGCTTACTTATGTATATGAGTATGTACCAATCTAAGAACCACCTGATGGAACAATCTATGAACTACCCAATGTGATCCAGCTTTGTCTAGAAAGTCAGACAGGGCTTTCTGTTATCTTTCATGGAATTAGGTGTTAATATCTTCAAAGTGTGATCTGGCAAGTTCAACAGCA harbors:
- the TRIM71 gene encoding E3 ubiquitin-protein ligase TRIM71, whose protein sequence is MASFPESDFQICPLCKEMCGSPAPLSSNSSTSSSSSQTSSSSGGGGGGSSCGGPPRRLHVLPCLHAFCRQCLEAQRHPGAGDALKLRCPICDQKVVISEPSGMDALPSSNFLLSNLLDVVVVAAAADEQKNGRAAGAGPAAGSGAGGGGGGGNNRHHGRPPPPPHRAAGSSPAAAAAASAAPSSTSSSSSSSGGGGGGSAALLLRRPHSRQGEPRCSSCDEGNAASSRCLDCQEHLCDNCVRAHQRVRLTKDHFIERFAAAPAAAGPAAPLALSPPFPASPYNILSVFPDRASYCQHHDDEVLHFYCDTCSVPICRECTMGRHVGHSFIYLQDALQDSRTLTIQLLADAQQGRQAIQLSIEQAQAVAEQVEMKAKVVQSEVKAVTTRHKKALEERECELLWKVEKIRQVKAKSLYLQVEKLRQNLNKLDNTISAVQQVLEEGRTMDILLARDRMLAQVQELKNVRGLLQPQEDDRIMFTPPDQALYMAIKSMGFVSSGAFAPLTKATGEGLKRALQGKVASFTVIGYDHDGEPRLSGGDMISAVVMGPDGNLFGADVSDQQNGTYLVSYRPQLEGEHLVSVMMCNQHIENSPFKVVVKSGRSYIGIGLPGLSFGSEGDSDGKLCRPWGVSVDKEGYIIVADRSNNRIQVFKPCGTFHHKFGTLGSRPGQFDRPAGVACDISRRIVVADKDNHRIQIFTFEGQFILKFGEKGTKNGQFNYPWDVAVNAEGKILVSDTRNHRVQLFGPDGVFLNKYGFEGALWKHFDSPRGVTFNHEGHLVVTDFNNHRLLVIHPDCQSARFLGSEGTGNGQFLRPQGVAVDQEGRIIVADSRNHRVQIFESNGSFLCKFGTQGSGFGQMDRPSGIAITPDGMIVVVDFGNNRILVF